GCTCCCGATCAAGAAGAGATAGAGCCACAGCGCGATCCCTTCGGGACCGTTGAGCGCGAGCTGGACGTACGGCGTCCACAGCCCGAGCTTGATACAGCCGAAGAAGGCCAGCGCGTGCAGCCAGTCGGCCTCCCAGCCGAGCTTCCAGGCCGCGAGCGAGAGCCCGATGAACATCGTCGCGGCGGGGCTGTCGGGGATCAGGACCCACGCTTCCAGTGGGGCGGCTCCGAGTTGTCCTTCGAGTGCAATCGACGTCGGCTGGCCGGCATAGTACCAGAACCCAAAGAGCGTCCCCACGAGATTCACGAGGACGATCGGCCACGCCAGTCGCAATCCGATGTCTTCGAGCCACTTCGGAAGGGGGGCGACGTATCGAGGCAGTCTCTCGGACGCGGGCAGATCTGCGTCGAAATACCGTGCGACCAGCCGCTCGATCCGCCGACCGACTCCCGATGCCATGTCTCGCTACTCCGGACGCCCCCGACTAAACGATAGCGAAAGCCACAGTCGATCGAATTAAAATATTACTGACAGGAGAGCAGTATAAGGGATCGCGAGTGCTATGGTATGTATGGACGTGTCAATATCCGGTCGACGGGGGTCGCCATGAACACGATCGATCAGATCGTCAGGGCGGTCAAAGAGACCGCCGACTACATGAACACGCACCTCGCGAGCCACGCGGGTAGCCGCGGTGAGACCAACCCCAGCGGCGAGGTCCAGTCTGCCGCGGACGTCTGGGCCGACGATCTCTTCTTCGACGCACTCGGGCCACTGGACGGCGTCGGCGGCTACGCCAGCGAGGAACGTGAATCGGTGATCGACTGCGGCGAGGGATATACTGTCGCCGTCGATCCGCTCGACGGATCGGCGAACCTCGCCTCGAACAACTCCGTCGGGACGATCGTCGGCGTCTACGACGCCGAACTCCCCGCCAGCGGGCGGTCGCTCGTCGCCTCGATGATGGTGCTTCACGGCCCGTACACCACCATGACCGTCGCTCGCGAAGACCGTGACGTCGTCCAGGAGTACCTCCTGCAGGACGGCCACAGCGAGCGTCGCGGGACGTTCACGATGCCACAGCCGCCCGCCGTCGTCGGGATCGCGGGCAAGCCGACCGATCGCTCGGACCGGCTCAACGCCCTCGCCGAGGAACTCGAACGCGACCTCAAACTCCGCTACGGCGGCGCGACCGTGGCCGATCTGGCGCAGGTCCTCGAATACGGTGGCATCTTCGGCTACCCCGAGTCCGAGGTCTACCCCGAGGGGAAACTTCGAGTCCACTTCGAGGCCGCGCCGCTGGCCTATCTGATCGAGAACGCCACTGGAGCCTCCAGCGACGGCCACCAGTCGCTGCTCGATATCGATCCGGACGGTCTCCACGCCCGGACGCCGACCTTTTTGGGTGATTCGGCGCTCGTCGAACGGGTCGAAGACGCACTTGCAGAACCCTAACTCGCGTACTGCTTTGCGGTCGTGTAGGCCTCTCGAACGCGCTTGAACTCCTCTTCGTCGCCGCCCTGGTCGGGATGGACGTTCTTGACTTTCCTCCGATAGGCCGATTTGACCTCGTCGATCGGCGCGCCGGCCGGCAGCCCGAGCGTAGCGAACGCCCCCCGCGCCGGATGTGTGGTTTGCTCGGTTTCGGGTTGGGACTCGCGCGTCTCGAAGGGAAGTCGCGCGCCGATCGCCACCCCTGGCAGTTCGTGCTCGACGAGAATCGGTACAGTATCGGTCTTCTCGATCCGGAAGTACGCCCGCGCGTCGAAGGTGATGGCGACGTCACGCTGTGGGAGGTAGAAGGCGACGGGCTGGCCCGCGACCGGGTGGTCTTCGGCGTAGGACTCGTCAATTTCGTCGAGGTAGTCCCGGATCTCGACCCGGCGCCGTGATTCGGTATTGCCGTACTGCTGGCGGGTCTGTTGGGCGGGGAAGAATCGATCGGCCAGCACGAACAGTCCGGCGACACAGCAGCTAGAGCCGACTCCCAACACTGTTCCCAGAACGAGCCAGTCCGGCAGCGTGGCGACCCACTCCGGCAGACCAGCGAACGACTCCATCAGTCGACGGTCGCTTAGGAACCAGCCCTCAAGAAAGGTTCGCTCGGGGCAATCTGTGCACTGTCGCGCGCGTTCGTCAGCTCAACCTAGCCGATGTAACGCAGATCCTCTTCGGAGGGGGTGGCGTTGCCCTGTTCCATCTCCTGGATCTTCCGGACGACCTCTTCCATCTCCTCGGCGCGGTCCTCCAGCGAACTGAAGTCGACTTCGAAGCCGATGACGTCCTGCAAGATTTCGAGCACTGCCTGGGCGCTCTTGGGATCGACCAGATACCCCGAAGTCTCGCCCATCAGACAGGCCGCAGCGAGATCACGGCGCTCGCTCAGACCGAGCAGGAGACCGGAGACGCCGACGATTCCACCCGCGGGTTCGTCCTCGCGAAACTCCACGCCCGCTTCTTCGAGTTCTTCGACGAAGGCCTCGGTCGTGGCCGCGCCGAGCACGTCGTACTCCTCGATGAGCTCGCCCGTCGGGACGCCCCCGAGCGCGAACACACGCTCAACGCCCAGATCGTCGGCGACATCGAGGAACGTGTCCGTGAGGCCGTAGTGGCCGGCGTTGTCCTGTGCCTGGTGGTCGCCAGTGAGTGTGACCACGTCGGGACCGGTCTCGGTCTCGACGGCGTGGAACTCTGCGTGTGCGAGTTCGGCTTTCCCGTCCTCGACGCTGACCTGTGGCGGAAAGTGCTTCGAGTAGACCCGACAGACGGGTTCGCTGTCCAGTTCTTCGAGGATGTGTTCGGCCGCGAGCTTGCCGACGTGGCCGACGCCGGGCAGTCCCTCGACGAGGACTGGGTCCTCCAGCTCCGGCTCGGCGAGTACGTCGATCTCGAATTCGTCCATACCCGCTATTCGCGGCGCCGCTCCTTAAGTGCCCTCCGGTACGAGCCGTACCGGTCTTCGGGTGAGAAGGGGGCTGGCGCGCTGTTGACAGCTTCGGCGCCACAGTCGGGACAGGTGCCAGAAAGGGTGTACACCGGGCGTTCGTGGGCGGTCTGCCACGCCGAACACACCCGGATATCCGATTTCATGTCGGTTCGCGATTATTCTTCGTCGGTGTTGCGTTCGCGGTGATAGAGCGCGCTGCCGCCGTGCTCGTCGACGACTGCGGCCGCGCGGTCGGCAGCCGTCTCGAGTTCAGCTTCGGCGGTCTTGTAGTCGGGGGCCTGCACCTTGATGCGGTACTCCGGCGAGCCCACGTAGGTCACTTCGAGCTCGACCTCTTCGGGAACACCGGAAGACGAGTCTTCCGAGCCCCCACTCGCTTCGCTCGCGGGGACCTCCCCGTTGCCCTCGGCGGCCTGCAGGGCCTCCTTGAGCACGTCGACGCCGTCACCGTCGAAGACTTCCAGATCGACGTAGCCCGTGACCTTGACGTACGGGACGGAGACGTTCTCGCGGGCGGTCTCGACGATGGCCTCGATCTCGTCGTCGTCGAGATCGGTGTCTTCGAGCGCCTCGGCCCCGTGGATGGCGGCCTCCTCGAAGCCGGCATACATCGAGCCGAATTCGGCGAGCAGTTCGTTCGCGACGGCGGCGTACTTCTCGTCTGCGATGTCGTCGCCGAACGATTGCTCCATCCAGTTGTCGGCTTTCCGCTCGTTTTTCCACTCCTGGATCTTGTCCTTGCGCTGGTGGTCGTTGACGTCCTTCAGCGAGAGGTCGATCTGCTGGGCGGATTCGTCGACGTCCAGAACCTTGGCGACGACGCGCTGGTCGACGCTGACGTGGTCGCGGACGTTCTTGATCCAGCCGCTGGCGACCTCGCTGATGTGACAGAGGCCGCG
The Halapricum salinum genome window above contains:
- a CDS encoding RNA-protein complex protein Nop10, which produces MKSDIRVCSAWQTAHERPVYTLSGTCPDCGAEAVNSAPAPFSPEDRYGSYRRALKERRRE
- a CDS encoding DUF1405 domain-containing protein yields the protein MASGVGRRIERLVARYFDADLPASERLPRYVAPLPKWLEDIGLRLAWPIVLVNLVGTLFGFWYYAGQPTSIALEGQLGAAPLEAWVLIPDSPAATMFIGLSLAAWKLGWEADWLHALAFFGCIKLGLWTPYVQLALNGPEGIALWLYLFLIGSHLAMAVEAFLIHRYASFSVPAVAVAVAWYGFNDVVDYFWPILDGPHHTWLRAEPVVTTAAGRAYDHSVAAHDLAAACAVVLTILATFLALATRLEKVKVDRNV
- a CDS encoding translation initiation factor IF-2 subunit alpha, which gives rise to MKYSGWPEPGELVVGRIDEIEDFGVFVDLLEYEDKRGLCHISEVASGWIKNVRDHVSVDQRVVAKVLDVDESAQQIDLSLKDVNDHQRKDKIQEWKNERKADNWMEQSFGDDIADEKYAAVANELLAEFGSMYAGFEEAAIHGAEALEDTDLDDDEIEAIVETARENVSVPYVKVTGYVDLEVFDGDGVDVLKEALQAAEGNGEVPASEASGGSEDSSSGVPEEVELEVTYVGSPEYRIKVQAPDYKTAEAELETAADRAAAVVDEHGGSALYHRERNTDEE
- a CDS encoding proteasome assembly chaperone family protein; amino-acid sequence: MDEFEIDVLAEPELEDPVLVEGLPGVGHVGKLAAEHILEELDSEPVCRVYSKHFPPQVSVEDGKAELAHAEFHAVETETGPDVVTLTGDHQAQDNAGHYGLTDTFLDVADDLGVERVFALGGVPTGELIEEYDVLGAATTEAFVEELEEAGVEFREDEPAGGIVGVSGLLLGLSERRDLAAACLMGETSGYLVDPKSAQAVLEILQDVIGFEVDFSSLEDRAEEMEEVVRKIQEMEQGNATPSEEDLRYIG
- a CDS encoding J domain-containing protein, which produces MESFAGLPEWVATLPDWLVLGTVLGVGSSCCVAGLFVLADRFFPAQQTRQQYGNTESRRRVEIRDYLDEIDESYAEDHPVAGQPVAFYLPQRDVAITFDARAYFRIEKTDTVPILVEHELPGVAIGARLPFETRESQPETEQTTHPARGAFATLGLPAGAPIDEVKSAYRRKVKNVHPDQGGDEEEFKRVREAYTTAKQYAS
- a CDS encoding class 1 fructose-bisphosphatase, with translation MNTIDQIVRAVKETADYMNTHLASHAGSRGETNPSGEVQSAADVWADDLFFDALGPLDGVGGYASEERESVIDCGEGYTVAVDPLDGSANLASNNSVGTIVGVYDAELPASGRSLVASMMVLHGPYTTMTVAREDRDVVQEYLLQDGHSERRGTFTMPQPPAVVGIAGKPTDRSDRLNALAEELERDLKLRYGGATVADLAQVLEYGGIFGYPESEVYPEGKLRVHFEAAPLAYLIENATGASSDGHQSLLDIDPDGLHARTPTFLGDSALVERVEDALAEP